Proteins from a genomic interval of Bombus affinis isolate iyBomAffi1 chromosome 16, iyBomAffi1.2, whole genome shotgun sequence:
- the LOC126925271 gene encoding LOW QUALITY PROTEIN: histone H1-like (The sequence of the model RefSeq protein was modified relative to this genomic sequence to represent the inferred CDS: inserted 2 bases in 2 codons; deleted 1 base in 1 codon; substituted 1 base at 1 genomic stop codon), with protein MAPKPKRTDKLASKPAENKIEKKIDNGXKSINATSTFKXTKPAVKTSTTAKKAAAAKSSAMTLPVAKPILAKSKKNVQXCEKIQKGEKPAVPLQKAFKVQKKILKGVHGSRVKRVKASVYFYWTKTFKPPRNSKYVRKFVPNRNQIARI; from the exons ATGGCTCCTAAACCGAAGCGCACAGACAAGTTag CCAGTAAACCAGCTGAGAATaagatagaaaagaaaattgATAATGGGTAGAAGTCAATTAATGCAACATCTACATTTA TCACAAAGCCAGCTGTGAAAACATCTACCACTGCAAAGAAAGCAGCAGCTGCTAAATCAAGTGCTATG ACTTTGCCTGTAGCGAAGCCTATACTTGCAAAATCTAAGAAAAATGTTC CTTGTGAAAAGATACAAAAAGGTGAAAAACCAGCTGTGCCACTTCAGAAGGCATTTAAAGTTCAGAAAAAG atattgAAAGGTGTTCATGGATCAAGAGTAAAGAGAGTAAAGGCATCTGTATATTTCTATTGGACAAAAACATTTAAGCCACCAAGAAACTCCAAATATGTGAGAAAATTTGTCCCAAATAGAAACCA AATTGCCAGAATCTGA